TATGCTACATTGTGTTTCTCAGATCCTGCAACTGGGCAACCGCATGCTGTATAATCTGCTTAAGCCTCTCGACTTGCCTGCTGTTTTCGTCGCCCATTGCTTCTAAGTTGTTAATTCTTTCTCCAAGCCTTTTACGGGCTCCATCTATGGTCAGCTTTTCATTATAAAGCAACTGCTTGATTTGCTTAACTACTTCAAGATCTTCCTTGGAGTAGAGTCTCTGTCCGCTTTTGCTTTTCTTAGGATTTAAATCGGTGAACGCGGTCTCCCAAAAACGCAGCACAGAGGGCCTCAAGGCTGTTAGTTCCGAAATCTCTCCGATTTTGTAGAATAGCTTGTCCCGAATTGAAGCATCCCTGAAGAGAACTACTGATTATTGATGGCGGCTTTAAGAACCTGACTCGGCTTGAAAGTGAGAATCTTCCTTGCAGAGATGGTAATTTCTTCCCCGGTCTGGGGATTTCTACCCCGGCGGTCTGCCTTTTCCTTGACGACGAAATTACCGAATCCAGCGATTTTGATTTTATCGCCCTCTTCAAGGGTGCTTTTTATAAGATCAAAGACAGTCTCGACGAGTTCTGCCGATTCTTTTTTTGAAAAACCAACCTTTTCGTAAATCCTTTCAACAATATCAGCTTTCGTCATAAACCCCTCAACTAAATCAGTAATTCGGTGGGCAGCCAAGTTCGACAGCGCGTTGGTTTATATCACAGGGGGAATCCATAATCAACCCATTTTTAGCGAATGGAGGCATTTAATTTTTGCTGCAGCATCTGAATAACCTGCTGGTGAACGGGATTGACTTCCTCATCCGTGAGCGTTTTTTCCTTGGAGCTGTAGCGGACCCTTATGGCGATGCTCTTCTGTCCTGCCGGGATATTACTCCCCTTGTACAGGTCAAAGATCTCTATCTGGGCAATCTCTGCAGCCTTAACTTTCCTGGCGCAATTGACGACAGCTTCAGCCGAGACATCATCGTCGACAAGCAATGCAATATCCCGGTAAGTATCAGGGAAACGCGAGGGCGCGGAGACGCTATGGTCCTCCCTGCGGCACTCAACCAATTTTTCGAAGTTTAACTCAAAATAGAAGAGCGGTTTTTCAAGACCGTATGCTTCCTGAACGGTAGGATGCAACTCCCCCAAGGAGCCGATCACATCACCGTTGCAGATTATAAAGGCGGATTTTCCAGGGTGATAGAACGGCTCAGGTTCCCTTACTTCAAAGGAATAGCCGGATACGTCCAAGGCGGCAAAAATATTTTCCAGGATGCCTTTGACATCGTAAAAATCGACCTCTGTCTTTGCCTGGTTCCAGCCTTCAGCACTGCGCAATCCTGTCAACAGACCGGCAACGAACGGAGGTTCCTCGGGCATCTCGTCTGCATGCCTTGGCAGGTATATGCGCCGCATCTCAAAGATGCGCTGGTTCAGGATGCGGAAGCTGGCATTTCTTGCCGCCGTTTCAAGCAGCCCAGGGAGCAGCGTTGTACGCATTATGGACTGCTCGTCAGACAGTGGGTTGAGAAGCTGAATTGTGTTGCGCCGGTAGTCATCTCCCGCAAGGAGTATCTTGTCATAGGCATCGGGGGCAAAAAAGCTGTAGTTGATGACCTCGCTCAAACCCTGACAAACAAGCAGATCTTTAACCGTTTTTGCACTGGTCAAATAGGATGACTTTGTTTCGGAAAAAATCCTTGCCTGTGGCATTGTCACCGGAATATTCTCGAAACCATGCAGCCTGGCAACTTCTTCAACCAGGTCGATCTCCCGCTCGATATCCACACGGTAAGAAGGTACAGTCACCTCCATAATCCCCTGATCACACTTCGTCACCGTGAATTCAAGCCTTTCGAATAGTTCCTTGATATCAGCTGCCGAAAGTTTAATACCGAGCACCTGGTTGACCCGATCGACACGGACCGGTACCTGCCTTTCCGGAACAGGCTGAGGGTACGCATCGACAACCCCCTTGGCAAGAGTTCCGCCGGCTAGTTCGACAATCAGGGAAGCTGCACGATCAAGGGCAATAGGCAGAATGTTCACATCGGTGCCGCGCTCGAATCGATGTGAGGATTCGGTATGAAGCCCCAGACGCTTTGATGTGCGGCGAATGGCCGAAGGATTGAAGTAGGCGCTCTCTATCAGAATATCGGTGGTGTCATCAGCTATTTCCGAATTCTTTCCTCCCATGATCCCGGCCAACGCAACGGCCCTGTCTCCATCGCAGATGGTCAGATCCGAGGACTGAAGGGTTCGTACCTGGCCATCAAGTGTGTCAAACTTCTCCCCCTCTGCTGCCTGCCTGACAACGATTTTTCCTTTTGACAGGAACTTGAAGTCGAAAGCATGCAGCGGATGCCCATATTCCATCAACACGTAGTTGGTGATGTCCACCACGTTGTTGATGGATCGCTGCCCGACGGCTTTCAGTCTGTTTACCATCCACTGGGGGGAAGGTCCGATTTTACTGCCTGAAACATAGCGCGCTGTGTAGCGTGGGCAGAGCTCAGGCGCCTCAATCGTTACCGAGGTGATGTCGGTCACGGCAGTTGCACCTTCCACAGGCCGAAGTTCCGGGTATTTCACCTTTTTCCCAAGTTTGGCGGCAACTTCCCTGGCAATGCCGATGATGCTGAGACAATCGGCCCGATTCGGGGTAAGGCCGATTTCAAAGATGGTATCCTTCAGACCGAGGGCTGAAAACACAGGCATGCCGAGCTGCAGATCCGCTGACAGAATCATGATGCCCGCCGACTCTTCGGCGAGACCAAGCTCTTTTTCGGAACAGAGCATGCCGCAGGATTCTTCGCCTCTTATCTTCGAGCGCTTGATCTTGAATTCACCGGGGAGAACAGCGCCGATCTGGGCCAGGGCAACCTTGTCACCCGCCTTGAAGTTCTGGGCGCCGCAGACAATGGTCAATATTTCGGCCCCGTTATTGACCTTGCACAATGACAGCTTGTCCGCGTTGGGATGCTGGTTTTTCTCCAGAACCTGGGCGACGACAACATCGTCCATCCCTGCGCCCACCGTTTCGACGCGCTCAACCTCCAGGCCGAGCATGGTAAGAAGGTCGGAAAGTTCTGCCACGGGCAAATCGCAATCGACAAATTCTCTGAGCCAATTATAGGTAACTATCATATTCTCACACTTTAAGATTTATTGAGAAACTAGAACTGCTTGAGGAACCGCAGGTCATTTTCGAACAACAGCCGCATGTCGCTGATACCGTACTTGAGCATGGCAATACGCTCGATCCCCATACCGAAGGCAAAACCGGTATATGCTTCAGCATCGTAATTGACATGCCGATAGACCTCGGGATCAACCATACCAGCACCGAGGATTTCCAGCCAGCCGGTGTTCTTGCATACCCTGCACCCCTTGCCCTTGCAGATGACACAGGCTATGTCAACCTCGGCACTGGGCTCCGTAAACGGGAAAAAACTGGGCCGCAGTCTTACCCCGGTATCCTTGCCGAACAGCTGGTTGATGAAGTTGGTCAGGATGCCTTTCAGATCGCCGAAGGTTATCCCCTTGTCGACCATCAGTCCTTCTATCTGGTGGAACATGGGTGAATGGGTGGCATCAGAGTCGCAACGGTAAACGGTGCCAGGGGCGATGATCCGCACCGGAGGCGGTTGCTTGAGCATGGTGCGTACCTGAACTGGGGACGTATGGGTTCGAAGCAGCAAGGTATCGCTGATGAAAAAGGTATCCTGCATATCACGGGCAGGGTGATCTTTGGGAAAGTTCAGGGCTTCGAAGTTGTAGAAATCATGCTCTATTTCTGGTCCTTCTGCGACCAGAAAGCCGAGTCCCGCAAAAATATCGGAGATTTCTTCAGTGATGAGGGTAATGGGATGCCTGGTGCCGACGGGGAGTCTTCTGCCGGGAAGTGTTACGTCCACGCGCTCCGAGCGAAGCTTTTCAGCCTTGCCGGCCTCTCGTATCTGCAATGCCGCAGCATCGATTCTTGTTTCGAGCTCAGTCTTGACCTTGTTAACAATCTGTCCGATAAGCGGACGTTCCTCGGAAGAAAGACTGCCAAGTCCCTTCATGACCGCTGTCAGCTCACCCTTCTTGCCGAGATATTTTACCCGCAGGTCCTGTAAAGAATCTTCGGTTGCAACATGCGCAAGCTCTGCTGTGGCTGCCGACAAAAGTGCCTCTAGTTTTTCCCTCATAGCATTACCTTGTATAAAAAAAGAAATGAGATGACTTCATCCCATTTCTTTTTTGAAAGTGTTTATTTTATGTGCTAAGCGTTGGCCTTGGCCAGCGAAACAATCTCGGCAAAGCCACGTGGGTCGGATACAGCCAGATCGGCCATTACTTTCCGATCGACCTCCACCTTGGCCTGTTTAAGACCATGGATAAGTTTGCTGTAGGAAATTCCGTTTATCCGAGCCGCTGCATTGATCCTGGTGATCCAGAGTGCGCGGAAGTCCCTTTTCTTGACGCGCCGGTCGCGAAAGGCATAATTCAATGCCCGGTCCACCGCTTCGGTCGCACTCCTGAAAAGTTTACTCCTGGCGCCCCGGTAGCCTTTGGCCAGCTTTAACACTTTGTTCCTTCTCTGTCTCGCTTTAAAACCTCTTTTAACGCGTGGCATACATACTCCTTTTGTTGTTTATTTGCCGGATCCGCAAGGGGAGACGTTTCCTCACGGTTCACGGACTTAAATCGGTCGGCAGGCGATGGACGGTGGTCGCCGGTGTTTTTAAACTATCAACCGCCGACAGCCGACCAGCGACCGCCTTATTACATGTAAGGGATCAGCTTGGCGATATTCTTGTGATCGACAGCCTCGACGATAGCGCCTTTGCGCAGGTTACGCTTGTTTTTCCTGGTTTTGGAGGTAAGAATATGGCTGGTGAATGCATGACTTCTCTTGATCTTACCTGTTCCGGTCTTGCTGAAGCGTTTGGCAGCGCCTCTGTGGGTCTTGATTTTAGGCATGGTCCTTCTCCTTATTTTCCTTTATTTCGTTTTCGTCTTAGGGGCGACAATGATGAACATGCTGCGCCCTTCCATTTTCTGTTTTACCTCTACGATTCCTATATCCTGCAATTCGGAAGCAAAGTTGTCCAGGGCACTCATGCCCAGTTCCTGGTGGGTAATCTCCCTTCCTCGGAACACGACGGTAATCTTGGCTTTATTGCCCTCTTCGAGAAATCTCCGAACATGTTTTATCTTGAACTGCAGGTCATGTTCATCGGTCTTTGGTCTTAATTTGACCTCTTTCAATTGAACCTGAACCTGCTTTTTCTTGGCTTCCTGCAGTTTTTTGCTCTGCTGATACTTGAATTTGCCGTAATCCATGATCCGGCAAACAGGTGGCACGGCAGTAGGTGAGACTTCAACCAGATCCAGCTGCTGGCTCTCGGCCAGAGCCAATGCTTCACGGAGTGGCAGGATACCAAGCTGCTCGCTCTCAGCCCCCACAACGCGAACTTCTTTTGCCCTTATTGCCTGATTGATGTTGACTGTCGGTTTAGCTATGACGCCACCTCCTCAATGAAAGCCTTTGACTTCCTTTTCTATAAATTCAATGAAATCACTACACTTCATGCTGTCAAGATTCTTGCCGTCCCGGAATCTTGGAGTAACCATGCCCGCTTCGACTTCTTTATCACCAATAACCAACATATAGGGTATTTTCTGCAGTTGAGCTTCACGAATCTTGAAGCCAAGTTTCTCGTTGCGAAAATCCTGCTGAACCCTGAGGCCAGCTGCACGTAACTCTGCATACACCTGCTGGGCAAAGGACAGTTGATTGTCGGTAACTGTAAGCACAACCACCTGGACGGGGGAAAGCCAGACAGGAAAACTGCCGGCAAAGTGCTCGATCAACACGCCGATAAAGCGCTCGATGGAGCCGAGAATTACCCGATGCACCATGACAGGGCGCTTCTTTTCACCATCTGCGTCGATGTAAGTCAGATCAAAGCGCTCTGGGAGCGTAAAATCGCACTGGATTGTAGCACACTGCCACCTTCTGTCAAGGGAGTCGCGCAACTTGATGTCGATTTTAGGGCCATAGAACGCACCGTCGCCCTCGTTGATCTCGAAAGGACGCCCGGAATCCTTCAGCGCGCCGAGCAGAGCATTGGTGGCACGATCCCAGTCCTCATCAGACCCAATGGATTTCTCCGGACGGGTGGAAAGCTCCATCTCGAACTCGAAACCGAAAACTCCCATCACATCCTGCACAAAGGAGATGACCCCCTTGATCTCGCTATCCAGCTGTTCCGGGGTGCAGAGTATATGGGCGTCGTCCTGGGTGAAGCAACGGACCCGCAGAAGGCCGTGCAGAACGCCGGCTCTTTCATGGCGATGGACTGTTCCCAGCTCGAAAAGCCTCAGGGGAAGGTCACGGTAGCTGCGGAGGCGGGACTTGTAGATCATCATGTGGGAGAGACAGTTCATCGGCTTGATGCCGAAGGATTGCTCATCCACCTCGGTGAAATACATGTTCTCGCGATAGTTGTCGTAATGGCCGGAACGCTGCCACAGGTCGGTCTTCAGAATCTGCGGCCCGACAACGATATCGTAGTCCCGCTTCAGGTGTTCCCTGCGCTCGAAGTCCTCGATGATCGTCCTGAGCATGGCCCCCTTGGGATGCCAAATGACCAGACCGGCCCCGACCTCGTCGGAAAACGAGAAAAGATCCAGCTCCTTGCCCAGCTTCCGGTGATCGCGCCGTTTCGCCTCTTCTATGCGTGCCAGATAAGCATCAAGCTCTTTTTTGTCGGTAAAAGCTGTTCCGTAAACCCTCTGCAACATCTTGCGCTTTTCATCGCCTCGCCAATAAGCACCGGCGATTGAAGTAAGTTTGAAGGCTTTGATATGAGAGGTGGAAGGAAGATGCGGTCCCCGACAGAGGTCGACAAAATCACCCTGCCGGTAAAGGGAAACAGTTGCAGCACCCAAATCCTCAATAAGTTCGACCTTGTAGCTCTCGCCCAGATCACCGAACAACCGAATGGCATCAGCGCCCGAAAGGACCTGACGTTCAATCTTCAGGTTGGCCTTGGCCAGCTCCTGCATCTTGTTTTCTATTTTTTCCAGGTCTTCGGGAGTAAAGGGGTGATCCACGTCGAAATCGTAATAAAAGCCGGTCTCGATGGCAGGCCCGATGGTTACTTTTGCCTCTGGAAAAAGAGCCTTAACCGCCTGAGCCATAAGGTGAGACGTGGAATGCCTGATAATCTCCAACGCCTCGGGACTCTTCTCGGTAATTATTTCAACTTTGGAACCATCCGGCAACACCGTTGCGAGGTCGACCAGATCACCATCTATCCTGCCGGCAATGGCAGCCTTGGCAAGACCGGTGCCGATAGAAGCAGCGAGATCATAGACCGACGCTCCTCTAGGAAGTGTTCTTTCAGAACCATCCGGCAGCTTTACTGTAATCTCGCCCATAACAGACCCCTTAACAGAAAGAGGCATCGAATCTCGATGCCTCCGTAGACCTCAGACCGGCAGGTTGTTTCAATGGTAGGCGCGGGCGGTTTCGAACCGCCGACCCCTAGCGTGTCGAGCTAGTGCTCTACCCCTGAGCTACGCGCCTGCTTGAAAACAGACCGTATTTTTAACAGGACATTCAGATGATGTCAAGGAATTTATTTGATATCTTTCTTTACCCGCCCTTGAGATTGCGGCCTCTCCAGACGCAGCAAAGGTGGATCCCAAATCAAAATGAACCCTTCGGCCATTTGAGGCAATGAGTGGATATAGTGGGGAACAATATCCGAAAGACTACGAGGATCATGCCCTCGCTCCTTTCGATACAAGTCCAAAGCTGACTGAACCTTCAGCGCATTATTGAAATTTTCAATTCCGCGGCGATAGCGCTTTTTCAGATATTCATCCTTTTCTATAGCTAGCATTACCTGAAGCATATTTCGCCCTGCGACCAAATTACCACCACGTCCCATAAGCATTCCGGCCATATGACCAAACCAGGGGAGGGCGTCGGGACGTTTCGACAAAGCATAGAACTCCTCAGCAGCCTTGGCATAGTCTGACATGTAATAGTAATAGTTAACAGCCTTGAAGAAACCTAGATACATGACATCCGGCTTAGTGGCAATACCGCGATCAAGTATTTTATTGGCACGCTCAGCATAATCGGCGGAAATCGGAGCAAGAAAAGACTCGCAGTAATGATAAGGATCAATAAAATCAGGATATAACTCTGTCATCACATCGAAATTCTGAGCCATGCTGTCGGCATAGCTCATTTTATCAACGCCTTTAAGAGGCCCCCCGGTAAAAACGGCAATTTTAACAAAAAGACCGAATGCTGCCAGTTGCTGGGCATAACCGGTGGCAACCTTCAGTACTGGAGCTGGTGGAGCAGGCGAAAGATAACTGTCGATCCATTCGCCTTTGCCCTTTTGCAGGCTCCACACCACCAGATAAAGCATCAGCAAAATGGTTGCAACAACGCGTTTCATTTCAGATCCCGCCGATTATAGATACCAGCAGCAAACGTCAGCACTAGAGCACAATACAAAATAACGTAGGCAAGATTTAGTGACAAGGTTGAAGCGGGGGGCCATTTACCTGCGGCGACTATAAGCCCTTTGTAGTCGAATCGGGAAAAATTTGGGAAGATCATGGTTAATCCGATCAAAAGCTTGCGGATCAACTGCGAGTCACCCTTAAAAAATTCAATGGCTACTGGAAGACCGTTACAGATGAGATAATAAGAAAGCGTGACCAGCAAAACAGTAAAACTGCCGCGTATCAACCCCGAAATAAGAACGATCGCACTAAGGGCCATTGCTTCGATACTGAGAACACCGCACCAGGACAGCACGTATTCAGCCCCGCCAAGGCGAGCGAAATATGCTTTACCAACCCAGGATTTTATCAGTACCAGCACGCCATAACCAGTCAGGCTGAGAAGAACGTTTAGCAGCAACAGGAGAAATAGAAGACCAATAAAAACACCGATAACGTATTCCGTACGGGAAATTGGATGGGCGAGCAAGGTATGAATGACTCGTCTGTCCTCTCCCCACCCCATCACCTGCACCGCGTGAAAGAAAAGGAAAAGCATTCCGGCACACCATCCAGTGATCACAACAAAGTCCGTTGTAACTCGGCCGATATCCCGTGGTACAAAGGCAAAGAAAAAAAGGCCGCTCACCTCTATGCCCAAGGCAAGCAGGACTAAGCCCAAGAGTGCGTTGCGTCGCAGTCCATCAACCAATATGAGTCGAGAAAGTGCAAAAATCCTTTTGAATATCGTTCTCATGATTGTGTCACCTCTATGGCGTGAAGAAAACCGTCTACTATAGAGGTTGTCCCAAAGGCCATTGACAGTTCCGAAGGCGTGCCTTCAAAACGTTTCTCACCTTTGTGAAGTATTAGCAGTCGATCTGCCAGTCGATCCACGTCCTCAAGTATATGGGTACAAAAGAGTATCGTCTTGCCTTGACCTTTGAGGTCCTGGATTAATCTGCCGATGCTCGCCCGACCTATCGGGTCAAGGCCGCTCATGGGTTCATCAAGGATAAGCAGGGAGGGATCATGAACCAACGCCAGCACAAAGCTGGCACGCTGCTGCATTCCCTTAGAATAGGTACGGATGGGACGTTTGCGCGCATCCCATAGTTCCAGCGCCCTGAGCCATCTTTCGGATTGCTCTGCGAGAACGGTTTTCGGCAGGTCATGAGCAGCACCGACAAAACGAAGCATATCGAGGATTGTCAAACTGGCAGGGAAGCTAGCGATCTCAGGAAGATAACCAATATCGTGACGCAGCGAACTCTTATCAGGCGAGCGGCCATTCAGTGTGATTACGCCCTGGGATGGGCGTATAAAATCCATGATCAAGCGGATGCAGGTACTCTTGCCTGCGCCGTTGGCACCGATGAGCCCTAGGGTTTCTCCCTGTCGGACGGAAAAAGTAACGCCCCGCAGTGCAGGCTGGGAAACTGAACCCAGTTCTCGTTCATAGGTCTTCCAGACCTCGACGAAGGAAATACTATCAACCATGAAATTCCCCACATCTTATCTCTTGATTTTTTACTAAAAAACAGGACGTCGGCCAATCGCCGACGCCCTGTTTTTTTTCAAGTTACATAGTGATTATTATTTGGCAGCCCAGTTGCCGGCGGGGAGACCAGGTCCAGCAACACCAGAGAAGTCGTCACCTGTTGTTGATGCGGGAAGGACACCAGCTCCAAGTGCAGGAATTGGTGTTCCTTCGGAGCCGGCAGCTGCCTTCATGTAGATGGCAGTGGTGTCACCGTCAACGCCGAAGTAGGTGTTGCCTGTAACATGCTTGGAAACCGCGGTAAAGGTAGTATTGGCGAGAATAGCAGCAGCGGCGAGATTGGTACCAGCCACTATATCGACATTGTTACCCAAGGGAATTTGGATACCTCTGGTCGCACCATTCGCATCTGTAGCGCTGATAGACGGGATAAAAGCACCACCAGCGGGATTTCCTGTTGGTCCAAGCAACATAATACCAGGACCACCGGCCCAAGCTAGGAACACTGGTGGAGCAGGTGCAACAGGCGCTGCTATGAACTGGGTTGCGCCAAAGACTTGTGCATCTCCGAAGAGAGCGGCCTCTGAGGTGGCCAAACCACGTACATCACTCTGAGCCGAGGCGTTGAAACCACGGGCACGGTAGGCAGAAAACTGCGGAATGGCAATGGCTGCCAAGATGCCGATGATCGCTACGACGATCAAGAGCTCAATCAGGGTAAAGCCTTCTTTGTTTCTTAACTTGTTTAACATTTTCTTCTCCTTTCCCTTTGGGATTGTTGCTGGACATGAACCTGCCAGGAATTATCCCGGCACATCAGGCAGCTATAAATTTTACTACTGCTGCTGCTAAAGATGTACCAATTGTTCACAGAAACATATATGTTGTAATTTCAAGGTGTTAATTTATAACTGCTTACCCTCTCAATGCCAAACATGGCAAAATGAAACATTTTACAGCTCCCAGAGTGACATTTTTCGTCAACTGCGTCAAGGCAATATTTGTCATTATTCCTCATCCATTCCGAATTTAGCCAAGCGATAACGGAAGGATCTAAAGGTCAATCCAAGGAGGGACGCCGCCTTGGTTTTAACCCCGTTGCTCTTTGTGAGGGCTTGCGTTAGAAACCGTTTCTCAATACTATCTAGATGGGCCTCAAGGTTAATACCTTCAGCAGAAAATTCAATATCGCCAGCAGCGGGCTCTGTCCTCTTATCGTTCAGCACCTGGCACGGCAAGGATACTTCAGTGATTGTCGTGTTTCCCAATACAAGACACCGCTCTACCAAGTTTTCCAATTCCCGAACATTTCCGGGGAAAGAGTAGTTCATGAGGGCCTTCAGAGCTTCTGGCGAGATGGCCCCAGCAGTGTCCGCGGATTGAGTAAGTTTGAAGTAAAAATGTTCCACGAGCGGCAGGATATCCTCTGTTCGTTCGCGCAATGGCGGCATGTTCACAGGCACTACATTTAATCGGTAGAACAGATCCTCGCGAAAAGAACCTTCTCTCACCTGCTGCTCCATATCACGGTTAGAAGCCGCTATTATTCTGACATCAGCCTTTAAGGCCGTTGCCCCTCCGACACGTCGATACTCCCGCTCTTGCAGGACACGCAGTAGCTTGGCCTGCAACTGCAGAGGTAGTTCCCCTATTTCGTCGAGAAAAAGCGTGCCGCCTTCCGCCTGCTCGAACAGGCCTGCTCTATCAGCTATGGCCCCAGTAAAGGAGCCTTTTTTATGTCCGAAGAGTTCAGCCTCAATGAGTGTTTCTGGAATGGCCCCGCAATTGACGGCAACAAAAGGCTTGCCGCTACGGGAGCTGTTGTAATGGATTGCCTTTGCCACAAGCTCTTTGCCTGTGCCGCTTTCACCTAAAATCAAAACATTAACTGTACTGGATGAAACCTTCTCGATCAGGTCATACAGTTCCCGCATTTTTTTGCTCTTGCCGATCAGACCACTGAAACCGTAGAGTTCCTGCACTTCGTGTTTCAATCGGCGGTTTTCCTTCTGCAGGCTGCTCTTCTCCAGAGCATTTTTTACCAGCACCTTCACTTCTTCAACTTTGAAAGGCTTGGCAATATAGTCATAGGCCCCTAGTTTCATTGCCTCCACTGCCTGCTCTGCCGTAGTATAGGCAGTAATCATTAAAACTGCCGTCTCAGGAGTAGTGCTCTTGATTCGCTCCAGGAGCTCCATCCCGTTAAGTCCAGGCATATTTACATCGGAAATAACCAGATCAAAGCCGCTGCTCTGAAGGAGACTTAAAGCGCAGGCAGCACTCTCACATTGTTGGACAGCGTACCCTTCTCTCTCAAGCAAGATCACGAGAAACTCTCGCATGCTCTGTTCATCATCAACAACCATGATAGTTGCAGCCATATTAATCCCCGCTATTCTTTATTTCTGCCGTTCCCCTACAGATTGGGGTAAGAAAACAGTAAATCTGGTACCTTGGTCTTGCTTACTGTCCACTAGGATAATCCCGCCATGGCTTTCAATGATTCTATATACCGTAGCCAAACCAAGGCCGGTACCATTAGCCTTGGTGGTAAAAAAAGGTTCGAAAACATTTTTTACATCCTGGGGGTTCATGCCCATACCGTTGTCTATAACCTCGATCTTTATCAGGTCACCGACAGAAATCCCGCTTGCCATATCACTGATAACTTCTGCTCTAACAGATATTTCGCCGCCACCAGGCATGGCTTCAGCTGCATTGACCAATAAATTCCAGAATACTTGTTTGCATTGCTGGAGATCAAAATCTATTTTTGTCCGTTTCGGAATGTGCATGTCTACGGAAATGCCTGTAAATCTATGATCAGCCTTCAGCAAAGATGTAAGGTCCTGGATTAATAATGCAAGATCTAAATGGATTTTTGCAGGAGGAGTGGGACGCGCATATTCAAGAAAATCTCGAATCAGCTCATTTAACCGATCTGTCTCACGCAGAACGATGCCAAGCAGTTGTTTGTCTTTGGCACAGGTGGCATCGCTCTGAGCAATTAATTGTACAGCACCGCTTATGGAAGCCAGTGGATTTCTTATTTCGTGGGCCATACGGGCAGAGAGCTCCCCGACGGCTGCAAGCCGATCAGCCCTTTTTAGTTTGGCTTCCATCTGCTTATACTGGGTCAGATCTTGAAAATCCAGTATGACACCCATCACAGAATCGTCTTTATCGGTCAGCGGCACAGATTTAAAGCCCAGTACCTTCTTTTTTCCAAATTTGTCGAAAAAATCAAGTTCGCCTTGTGTTGGCTCATGAAACTTTCCCATAAAAATAGCAAAATCGGGAATAATATCTACCAGTAAACGGTCATAAGCTTCATTTTGCTTGATGCCGGTCAATATCTCCGCATAAGGGTTGAAAACCCGGATTTTGCCGGCTTCGTTTATTGTCAGAAGGCCGCTGTTGAGCGTTGAGACTATTGAGCTGTTAAGCCTTTCCAGCTCTTCATAATCCACTACTTTGTCGTGAAGAGCAGTTTCACTTACCCTTGCACGTTCGGAGAGATGGCCGGCCAGGAATGCAGTCAAATAATACGCGGCTATGTTGAGGAAAACAGTATAGAAAATATAACGAATACCATACTGTTGAGCAGGGTACTGGCTCAAACCAAAAGGAATCAAGCTTCCGAAAAATTGCAGATCAATGATGCCGCCATAGAGAATGCCACACAACGATGCTGTA
This region of Geotalea daltonii FRC-32 genomic DNA includes:
- the thrS gene encoding threonine--tRNA ligase — protein: MGEITVKLPDGSERTLPRGASVYDLAASIGTGLAKAAIAGRIDGDLVDLATVLPDGSKVEIITEKSPEALEIIRHSTSHLMAQAVKALFPEAKVTIGPAIETGFYYDFDVDHPFTPEDLEKIENKMQELAKANLKIERQVLSGADAIRLFGDLGESYKVELIEDLGAATVSLYRQGDFVDLCRGPHLPSTSHIKAFKLTSIAGAYWRGDEKRKMLQRVYGTAFTDKKELDAYLARIEEAKRRDHRKLGKELDLFSFSDEVGAGLVIWHPKGAMLRTIIEDFERREHLKRDYDIVVGPQILKTDLWQRSGHYDNYRENMYFTEVDEQSFGIKPMNCLSHMMIYKSRLRSYRDLPLRLFELGTVHRHERAGVLHGLLRVRCFTQDDAHILCTPEQLDSEIKGVISFVQDVMGVFGFEFEMELSTRPEKSIGSDEDWDRATNALLGALKDSGRPFEINEGDGAFYGPKIDIKLRDSLDRRWQCATIQCDFTLPERFDLTYIDADGEKKRPVMVHRVILGSIERFIGVLIEHFAGSFPVWLSPVQVVVLTVTDNQLSFAQQVYAELRAAGLRVQQDFRNEKLGFKIREAQLQKIPYMLVIGDKEVEAGMVTPRFRDGKNLDSMKCSDFIEFIEKEVKGFH
- a CDS encoding two-component system sensor histidine kinase NtrB — protein: MSDKKRLFWFIFLRVVVVSFFLVSTIILNLNGPDSINGIAFYGLIKVIIATYAFSIVSLLILKVSDKLSKALTYGQIIWDLALVTFLLIFTGGINSPYSFLYFLSIINASVFLARREAYYTASLCGILYGGIIDLQFFGSLIPFGLSQYPAQQYGIRYIFYTVFLNIAAYYLTAFLAGHLSERARVSETALHDKVVDYEELERLNSSIVSTLNSGLLTINEAGKIRVFNPYAEILTGIKQNEAYDRLLVDIIPDFAIFMGKFHEPTQGELDFFDKFGKKKVLGFKSVPLTDKDDSVMGVILDFQDLTQYKQMEAKLKRADRLAAVGELSARMAHEIRNPLASISGAVQLIAQSDATCAKDKQLLGIVLRETDRLNELIRDFLEYARPTPPAKIHLDLALLIQDLTSLLKADHRFTGISVDMHIPKRTKIDFDLQQCKQVFWNLLVNAAEAMPGGGEISVRAEVISDMASGISVGDLIKIEVIDNGMGMNPQDVKNVFEPFFTTKANGTGLGLATVYRIIESHGGIILVDSKQDQGTRFTVFLPQSVGERQK
- a CDS encoding ABC transporter ATP-binding protein, which codes for MVDSISFVEVWKTYERELGSVSQPALRGVTFSVRQGETLGLIGANGAGKSTCIRLIMDFIRPSQGVITLNGRSPDKSSLRHDIGYLPEIASFPASLTILDMLRFVGAAHDLPKTVLAEQSERWLRALELWDARKRPIRTYSKGMQQRASFVLALVHDPSLLILDEPMSGLDPIGRASIGRLIQDLKGQGKTILFCTHILEDVDRLADRLLILHKGEKRFEGTPSELSMAFGTTSIVDGFLHAIEVTQS
- a CDS encoding sigma-54-dependent transcriptional regulator, whose translation is MAATIMVVDDEQSMREFLVILLEREGYAVQQCESAACALSLLQSSGFDLVISDVNMPGLNGMELLERIKSTTPETAVLMITAYTTAEQAVEAMKLGAYDYIAKPFKVEEVKVLVKNALEKSSLQKENRRLKHEVQELYGFSGLIGKSKKMRELYDLIEKVSSSTVNVLILGESGTGKELVAKAIHYNSSRSGKPFVAVNCGAIPETLIEAELFGHKKGSFTGAIADRAGLFEQAEGGTLFLDEIGELPLQLQAKLLRVLQEREYRRVGGATALKADVRIIAASNRDMEQQVREGSFREDLFYRLNVVPVNMPPLRERTEDILPLVEHFYFKLTQSADTAGAISPEALKALMNYSFPGNVRELENLVERCLVLGNTTITEVSLPCQVLNDKRTEPAAGDIEFSAEGINLEAHLDSIEKRFLTQALTKSNGVKTKAASLLGLTFRSFRYRLAKFGMDEE
- a CDS encoding prepilin-type N-terminal cleavage/methylation domain-containing protein; this encodes MLNKLRNKEGFTLIELLIVVAIIGILAAIAIPQFSAYRARGFNASAQSDVRGLATSEAALFGDAQVFGATQFIAAPVAPAPPVFLAWAGGPGIMLLGPTGNPAGGAFIPSISATDANGATRGIQIPLGNNVDIVAGTNLAAAAILANTTFTAVSKHVTGNTYFGVDGDTTAIYMKAAAGSEGTPIPALGAGVLPASTTGDDFSGVAGPGLPAGNWAAK